The window CGGCCAAAAGAGCCGTTGAAACAGCCACCCATTTTGTTAAGGCCTATGACAGGCCGCTCAAAGAACTGGTCCTCAAGGACGAGTTATACCATGCCCCTCCCCATGTATATGCTAATGTTATCAGTGAGGTGGATGACGAAAATGATACCATCATCATCTTCGGGCATAATCCAGGCATCACTGAGTTTGTGAACCAGCTTACCAACACCCGCATTGATGATATGCCTACCTGCGCTATCTATGCGCTGAAGGTGGATGCCAAACACTGGAAGGATTTCGATACTGCGAAAAAGGAGTTCTGGTTTTT is drawn from Flavihumibacter rivuli and contains these coding sequences:
- a CDS encoding SixA phosphatase family protein, whose product is MKKLLLVRHAKSSWGDLTISDFDRPLNDRGQRNAPEMAHRLLKRDIKIDLFITSTAKRAVETATHFVKAYDRPLKELVLKDELYHAPPHVYANVISEVDDENDTIIIFGHNPGITEFVNQLTNTRIDDMPTCAIYALKVDAKHWKDFDTAKKEFWFFDSPKIGKD